The following proteins are encoded in a genomic region of Roseinatronobacter sp. S2:
- a CDS encoding serine hydrolase has protein sequence MFLKLLEALIFGLCAAFCFGQPASAEGQLRAGLEARLDALAEGFMAAQQVPGALGAVVVGDDVILRGWGYADLEAGTRAGPNDVRFEIGSISKLFTWLGVMMLVEEGALDLHADISGYLLETEAPGDEALTLAHLISHRPGYEDSYAIFDPAIGALPRPQALAASAPAQVFPRGEVTAYSNWGVALAGQVVEDAAGMPFEKFLHVRVLGPLGMEDTTYSEATARADQPPLSRSYRVQGGVKHPAFRIDIGSFGPAGSMASTAADMARFLRFLLGDGELDGVRLLQPETVAQMRTRLFDDLHGASDMAHGFQARPMFGTTVYGHAGGLNEFLSNLAFIPEIGAGVFISQNGGAGMSLPFLGADLLLAHLAAEAGLSDPAPRSVPDASARAEDVAGRYIANRRSFTGPMQAFAPQAQVQALPDGAILAPSMRLGAMIRHDPIAPDIWREPNGERVLAVRDDAGHVVRLMDGMGVMTYERVRPENDPALVLAGLGLSALLALSTLVGLIWRHGVKGGSRAGTLAAGVSILAAGAVWVLVIATGLAAIMAMQLGMEFMFDQPQPTMVAALVLADGLAVLAALVLLSLVLVWRAEGWSLWRRLHHSGFALSLAATAGLFLHWGLAFGGMG, from the coding sequence ATGTTCCTCAAGCTTCTGGAGGCACTGATTTTCGGACTGTGCGCGGCATTTTGTTTTGGGCAACCTGCCAGCGCTGAAGGACAGTTGCGGGCGGGTCTTGAAGCGCGCCTTGATGCTCTGGCCGAGGGGTTCATGGCTGCGCAGCAGGTGCCCGGTGCCCTTGGTGCTGTGGTCGTGGGGGATGATGTGATCCTGCGCGGCTGGGGGTATGCTGACCTTGAGGCGGGCACGCGCGCAGGGCCGAATGATGTGCGCTTCGAGATCGGCTCGATCAGCAAGCTGTTCACATGGCTGGGTGTGATGATGCTGGTTGAGGAGGGCGCGCTGGACCTGCATGCCGATATCTCGGGTTATCTGCTTGAGACCGAAGCTCCAGGAGATGAGGCCCTGACACTTGCCCATCTGATAAGCCACCGACCGGGTTATGAGGACAGCTATGCCATCTTTGATCCGGCTATAGGCGCGCTGCCCCGCCCGCAGGCGTTGGCGGCCAGTGCGCCTGCGCAGGTGTTTCCGCGCGGCGAGGTGACGGCCTATTCCAACTGGGGCGTGGCGCTGGCAGGGCAGGTCGTCGAGGATGCGGCAGGTATGCCCTTCGAGAAATTTCTGCATGTCCGCGTCCTTGGGCCGCTTGGCATGGAGGACACGACCTATAGCGAGGCCACCGCGCGGGCCGACCAACCGCCACTGTCGCGCAGCTACCGGGTGCAGGGCGGGGTCAAGCACCCGGCCTTTCGCATCGATATTGGCAGCTTCGGCCCGGCAGGCAGCATGGCCAGCACCGCAGCCGACATGGCGCGGTTTCTGCGCTTCCTGCTGGGTGATGGGGAACTCGATGGTGTGCGGCTGTTGCAGCCCGAAACCGTTGCACAGATGCGCACACGCTTGTTCGACGATCTGCACGGTGCCTCGGACATGGCGCATGGTTTTCAGGCGCGGCCCATGTTTGGCACCACAGTCTATGGTCATGCGGGCGGGCTGAACGAGTTTCTCTCGAACCTTGCGTTCATCCCTGAGATCGGCGCGGGGGTGTTCATCTCGCAGAATGGTGGGGCAGGGATGAGCTTGCCCTTCCTTGGTGCCGACCTGTTGCTTGCCCATCTGGCCGCCGAGGCGGGCTTGTCTGATCCTGCGCCGCGATCCGTCCCCGATGCAAGCGCCCGCGCGGAAGATGTAGCCGGGCGTTATATCGCCAATCGGCGAAGCTTTACCGGCCCGATGCAGGCTTTCGCGCCGCAGGCACAGGTTCAGGCCTTGCCCGACGGGGCGATCCTCGCGCCCTCCATGCGGTTGGGTGCCATGATCCGCCATGACCCCATCGCGCCCGATATCTGGCGCGAACCCAATGGCGAGCGGGTTTTGGCGGTTCGTGATGACGCAGGCCATGTCGTGCGGCTGATGGATGGCATGGGCGTTATGACCTATGAGCGCGTGCGCCCTGAGAATGATCCGGCGCTGGTACTTGCGGGTCTGGGGCTGTCGGCGCTTCTGGCGCTCAGCACGCTTGTCGGCCTGATCTGGCGACACGGGGTGAAGGGCGGCAGCCGCGCGGGAACACTGGCAGCGGGGGTGTCCATCTTGGCGGCAGGCGCGGTCTGGGTGCTGGTGATTGCGACAGGTCTGGCGGCTATCATGGCCATGCAACTGGGTATGGAATTCATGTTCGATCAGCCGCAGCCTACGATGGTGGCAGCGCTGGTTCTCGCCGATGGTCTGGCGGTGCTGGCGGCACTGGTTCTGCTGTCGCTCGTCCTTGTCTGGCGGGCAGAGGGCTGGAGCTTGTGGCGGCGTTTGCATCACAGTGGCTTTGCGCTGTCCCTTGCAGCAACTGCCGGGCTGTTCCTGCACTGGGGGCTGGCCTTTGGCGGGATGGGCTGA
- the glpD gene encoding glycerol-3-phosphate dehydrogenase: MPRNQQPNAAGQDVHDLLIIGGGINGCGIARDAAGRGLSVVLAEKGDLAGATSSSSTKLFHGGLRYLEYFEFRLVREALIERETLLRAMPHISWPMRFVLPYHKDMRFESDTPTSKLLSLFMPWMKGRRPAWLIRLGLFLYDHLGGRKILPGTSTLSLPDTPEGAPLQARFAKAYEYSDCWVEDSRLVVLNARDAEARGATILTRSAVVSAQVQDGIWHVSVKTEDETKILRAKTLVNAAGPWVGDIIHGKLRLNSRENVRLVRGSHIVTRKLYDHDKCYFFQGSDGRIIFAIPYEQDFTLIGTTDAEHADPSIPPTCTDEERDYLCKFASQYFNSPVTADDVIWSYSGVRPLYDDGASSATAATRDYTLKIDQSAGAPVLNVFGGKITTYRRLAESALEKIARVMPVGAGKWTAGVALPGGDFAHDGVADLIAGLRRDYPFLTDFWARRLVRAYGQDARKILGNAKAAGDLGRDFGATLTEAEVSWMIAREYARTADDVLWRRSKLGLRLTDHQVDDLTGWITQRIDTRA, from the coding sequence ATGCCACGCAATCAACAGCCCAATGCCGCTGGGCAAGATGTCCATGATCTGCTGATTATTGGCGGCGGCATAAACGGCTGTGGCATTGCGCGCGATGCGGCCGGACGCGGGTTGTCAGTGGTTCTGGCCGAGAAGGGCGATCTTGCGGGTGCCACGTCTTCTTCCTCGACCAAGCTGTTTCATGGTGGTCTGCGCTACCTTGAATATTTCGAATTCCGTTTGGTGCGCGAAGCGTTGATCGAACGTGAAACACTGCTGCGTGCAATGCCGCATATCAGTTGGCCCATGCGTTTTGTATTGCCATATCATAAGGATATGCGGTTTGAAAGCGACACCCCAACATCGAAACTGTTGTCGCTTTTCATGCCATGGATGAAGGGGCGGCGACCGGCGTGGCTAATCCGGCTGGGGCTGTTTTTGTATGACCATCTGGGTGGGCGAAAAATTCTGCCGGGCACATCAACGCTGTCCTTGCCGGACACACCCGAAGGTGCGCCATTGCAGGCGCGTTTTGCCAAAGCCTATGAATATTCGGATTGCTGGGTAGAGGATTCGCGCCTTGTGGTGCTGAATGCCCGCGATGCCGAAGCGCGCGGCGCAACCATCCTGACCAGATCAGCGGTGGTGTCCGCTCAAGTGCAGGACGGAATTTGGCATGTTTCGGTCAAAACCGAAGATGAAACGAAAATCCTGCGCGCCAAAACACTGGTCAATGCGGCTGGCCCATGGGTCGGCGACATCATTCACGGCAAACTGCGCCTGAACAGCCGCGAGAATGTGCGTCTGGTGCGGGGCAGCCATATTGTGACCCGCAAACTGTATGATCACGATAAATGCTATTTCTTTCAGGGATCGGATGGCCGGATTATCTTTGCCATTCCTTATGAGCAGGATTTTACGCTGATCGGCACCACGGATGCAGAACATGCTGATCCGTCCATCCCGCCCACCTGCACGGATGAAGAACGCGACTATCTGTGCAAATTTGCAAGCCAGTATTTCAACAGCCCCGTGACCGCCGATGATGTCATCTGGTCTTATTCCGGTGTGCGCCCGCTTTATGATGATGGCGCAAGTTCGGCGACCGCGGCAACGCGCGACTACACACTGAAGATTGACCAGTCCGCAGGCGCGCCGGTGCTGAATGTGTTTGGCGGCAAGATCACGACCTACCGGCGGCTGGCCGAATCGGCCTTGGAGAAGATCGCGCGGGTCATGCCGGTCGGGGCCGGAAAATGGACCGCTGGCGTGGCGCTGCCCGGTGGTGATTTTGCGCATGACGGTGTTGCAGACCTGATCGCGGGCTTGCGCCGCGACTATCCGTTCCTGACCGATTTCTGGGCGCGGCGTCTGGTGCGCGCCTATGGGCAGGATGCGCGCAAGATCCTTGGCAATGCCAAAGCAGCGGGGGATCTGGGCCGCGATTTCGGGGCAACCCTGACCGAAGCAGAAGTCAGCTGGATGATAGCGCGTGAATATGCGCGCACAGCAGATGACGTACTTTGGCGGCGCAGTAAACTTGGTTTACGTCTGACCGATCATCAGGTTGACGACCTGACCGGCTGGATAACGCAGCGGATTGATACGCGCGCATAG
- a CDS encoding DeoR/GlpR family DNA-binding transcription regulator — translation MSQNMRLPEILSIARRDGRVTVDGLAAHFNVTLQTIRRDLAELADQGRLERVHGGAVMPSTIANIGYEDRRGLNDAAKAAIAARCVQDIPNGCSVFLNIGTTTEAVARALMGHRDIMVLTNNMNVANILVDNPNCEIILVGGLLRRSDGGLVGTVTTQAIAQFKFDLAVISCSALDEDGDMLDFDIQEVGVSQTILKQARRSFLVADRSKFQRRAPARIGSLAQLDSFYTDTPPPAPVLAACHGWGTQVQLGTPKASSG, via the coding sequence TTGTCACAGAATATGCGTTTGCCCGAAATTCTGAGCATCGCGCGCCGTGATGGCCGTGTAACCGTTGACGGGCTGGCCGCGCATTTCAACGTCACATTACAGACAATCCGGCGCGATCTGGCTGAACTGGCCGATCAGGGCAGGCTTGAACGCGTGCATGGTGGGGCGGTCATGCCGTCAACCATCGCGAATATCGGGTATGAGGATCGGCGCGGCCTGAACGATGCGGCCAAGGCGGCCATCGCTGCGCGGTGCGTTCAGGACATTCCCAACGGGTGTTCCGTCTTTTTGAACATTGGCACCACGACCGAAGCGGTTGCGCGTGCATTGATGGGCCACCGTGATATCATGGTGCTGACCAATAATATGAATGTTGCCAATATTCTGGTCGATAACCCGAATTGCGAGATCATTCTTGTCGGCGGGCTGCTGCGGCGGTCGGATGGCGGTCTGGTCGGAACAGTGACAACGCAGGCCATCGCGCAATTCAAGTTTGATCTTGCGGTCATCAGTTGCTCGGCGCTGGATGAAGACGGGGATATGCTGGATTTTGACATTCAGGAAGTGGGTGTTAGCCAGACCATCCTGAAACAGGCGCGGCGCAGCTTTCTTGTTGCGGACAGGTCCAAGTTTCAGCGACGCGCGCCTGCGCGTATCGGGTCGCTGGCGCAGTTGGACAGCTTCTATACAGACACACCCCCGCCCGCCCCGGTTCTGGCGGCATGCCATGGGTGGGGCACGCAGGTTCAGCTTGGCACCCCAAAGGCCAGTTCAGGCTAG
- a CDS encoding DUF6544 family protein, whose protein sequence is MTLFKFILLALVALLLAAIIFGLWVHSRDRAQARTVWAALEGAREVEPPRYDPAMVADLPEIAQRYFARAIEPGTPLHRVVRLEMEGSFIMNGNPMPMIARQILAPPAQGFVWQAEIGVRLMRFAGSDGYHRAQRSEESWTKFWLRGLIPLARIGGTVDHTRAAATRVMLEAIWAPASLLPQFGAQWVQTGPDSAEVRFADTQGIAPMQITLNAEGNPVEVWALRWTDANPERVHRLQPFGGRMLEMGRYQGFLVPMQVELGNMWGTPDYAPFFLATITSVEF, encoded by the coding sequence ATGACCTTATTCAAATTTATTCTGCTTGCTTTGGTTGCCCTGCTGCTGGCCGCCATTATCTTTGGCTTGTGGGTTCATTCCCGCGACCGGGCGCAAGCGCGCACAGTCTGGGCGGCGCTGGAGGGTGCGCGCGAAGTTGAGCCACCGCGCTACGATCCCGCGATGGTCGCAGATCTGCCCGAGATCGCGCAACGCTACTTCGCCCGTGCGATTGAACCGGGCACACCCCTGCACCGTGTCGTTCGGTTAGAAATGGAGGGCAGCTTCATCATGAACGGCAACCCCATGCCGATGATCGCGCGCCAGATCCTCGCGCCGCCTGCGCAAGGTTTCGTCTGGCAGGCCGAGATCGGGGTGAGGCTGATGCGGTTTGCGGGATCGGACGGCTATCACCGTGCACAACGTAGCGAGGAGAGCTGGACCAAATTCTGGCTGCGCGGCCTGATCCCGCTGGCGCGGATTGGCGGCACCGTGGATCACACCCGCGCCGCTGCCACACGCGTGATGCTGGAAGCAATATGGGCACCGGCCAGCCTGCTGCCGCAATTCGGCGCGCAATGGGTCCAGACCGGTCCCGACAGCGCCGAGGTGCGCTTTGCCGATACACAGGGTATCGCGCCGATGCAAATCACACTGAATGCGGAGGGCAACCCTGTCGAGGTCTGGGCGCTGCGCTGGACCGACGCCAACCCAGAGCGCGTCCATCGCCTGCAACCTTTTGGCGGGCGGATGCTGGAGATGGGGCGCTATCAGGGCTTTCTGGTGCCCATGCAGGTAGAGCTTGGCAATATGTGGGGCACGCCCGATTATGCGCCCTTCTTTCTCGCCACGATCACAAGTGTTGAGTTCTGA
- a CDS encoding CPBP family intramembrane glutamic endopeptidase yields the protein MFFFNIVGEEILWRGYLQRRLSARNGWLICACLWWMFHLPFGLDLMIMLLPVTIIVPYVFHKTQSTLACVFIHGMYNGPLFIAIALGVMA from the coding sequence ATGTTCTTCTTCAACATCGTGGGCGAAGAAATCCTTTGGCGCGGATACCTTCAAAGAAGACTGTCCGCCCGCAATGGCTGGCTTATCTGCGCCTGCCTGTGGTGGATGTTCCATCTGCCATTCGGGCTCGACCTGATGATCATGCTGCTGCCGGTCACAATTATCGTGCCATATGTTTTCCACAAAACCCAAAGCACACTTGCCTGTGTGTTCATTCATGGGATGTATAACGGCCCCCTGTTTATCGCCATCGCACTCGGGGTAATGGCGTAA
- a CDS encoding alpha/beta fold hydrolase codes for MDRIIVLGHSWGTMLGARLVARWPEDYAGYIGMSQQVSTARGVSVTLACLAPLIRAGGRPDHLRWLADATPKGLLEHPAYVEMMQILDAYNAGMNVHVWRLVAMLIRAPEYSLGDLWRWLDGASRGSGPMWPDYRARDLIAEVPMMPVPMLLISGAQDLNTPVELAAEWFAVVEAPYGKQHLGFEASGHAPFLTEPDRFTDTVRGFASSLRSE; via the coding sequence ATGGACAGGATCATTGTGCTGGGCCATTCCTGGGGCACGATGCTGGGTGCACGGCTGGTTGCCCGCTGGCCTGAAGATTACGCAGGCTATATCGGCATGTCCCAGCAGGTCAGCACCGCGCGTGGGGTTTCAGTGACGCTGGCCTGCCTTGCGCCACTGATCCGGGCGGGCGGCCGCCCTGACCACCTGCGCTGGCTGGCGGATGCCACGCCCAAGGGATTGCTTGAGCACCCTGCCTATGTAGAGATGATGCAGATTCTCGATGCCTATAACGCAGGAATGAATGTGCATGTGTGGCGGCTGGTGGCCATGCTGATCCGCGCGCCGGAATACAGCCTTGGCGACCTGTGGCGCTGGCTGGATGGCGCCAGTCGCGGCAGCGGGCCGATGTGGCCCGACTACCGGGCCCGCGACCTGATCGCCGAGGTCCCGATGATGCCGGTGCCGATGCTGCTGATCTCGGGCGCGCAGGATCTCAACACGCCGGTCGAACTGGCAGCAGAGTGGTTCGCAGTCGTCGAGGCGCCGTATGGCAAGCAACACCTTGGTTTTGAGGCTTCCGGCCACGCCCCGTTCCTGACCGAACCGGACCGTTTTACTGATACCGTGCGGGGTTTCGCATCGAGCCTGAGGAGCGAATGA
- a CDS encoding CPBP family intramembrane glutamic endopeptidase, with product MKDNVLEPPVGSVFLFFFLTFAIAWGGMGLVFVFQDTVEAALGPMGPTHPLFILAVWAPAISAILLVLWYGGLLGLRRYLSRLLIWRAPVGWYLLLILGIPAVYYFAAFVTGTLTRDSFAQPPLRELLPLVAFMLILGPMEELGWRGYATPVLQRAMAPFWAGLLVGIVWALWHVPAFYLGGTPQSSWEVMPFLLGATAVSIIVTALFNAARGSILLAALFHWQLNMPMWSDTKPLDMYLFIPLAAIVVWIKRADMFSRTGAVTEVMPVSKGRTS from the coding sequence ATGAAAGATAATGTATTGGAGCCGCCGGTCGGCTCTGTTTTCCTTTTCTTTTTCCTGACCTTTGCCATCGCTTGGGGTGGCATGGGGCTTGTGTTTGTTTTTCAGGACACGGTCGAAGCAGCGCTGGGGCCGATGGGTCCCACGCATCCGCTGTTCATTCTTGCAGTCTGGGCGCCCGCGATTTCGGCAATTCTGCTGGTCCTGTGGTATGGGGGGTTGCTCGGTCTGCGCCGTTACCTGTCGCGTCTGCTTATCTGGCGGGCCCCTGTCGGGTGGTATCTGCTTCTTATCCTCGGCATTCCGGCGGTCTATTATTTCGCGGCATTTGTCACCGGGACCCTGACCCGAGACTCCTTCGCCCAACCGCCGCTGCGGGAACTCCTGCCGCTGGTCGCTTTCATGCTGATCCTCGGCCCGATGGAGGAGCTTGGCTGGCGCGGCTACGCCACACCGGTCTTGCAGCGCGCCATGGCACCGTTCTGGGCCGGACTTTTGGTGGGTATTGTCTGGGCGCTCTGGCATGTTCCGGCCTTCTATCTAGGCGGCACGCCGCAAAGTAGCTGGGAAGTTATGCCCTTCCTCCTGGGGGCAACCGCAGTCAGCATCATCGTCACAGCCTTATTCAACGCGGCGCGGGGCAGCATCCTTTTGGCGGCGCTGTTTCACTGGCAACTCAACATGCCGATGTGGTCGGATACCAAACCTCTCGACATGTATCTGTTCATCCCGCTCGCCGCGATCGTAGTCTGGATCAAACGCGCTGATATGTTCAGCCGCACCGGCGCTGTCACCGAGGTTATGCCAGTCTCGAAAGGGCGCACATCATGA
- a CDS encoding serine hydrolase, translating into MLLRKITWIILWTLATLAIVIAAAFLWLRLSPYWAGITLFSESHRVENFRDMGRVFPARAVARGDTVWAFDHAPQPLPETYTFDGQARSLTAFLDRTETTGLLVVRRGAITHEEYWLGADAASLFTSWSVAKSVLSALIGIAVEEGHIASIRDPISQYVPALEGSGYGAVPIEDALTMSSGVEFNEDYDNPRSDINMLFIRAMAMGQPVEETLKGLGRLRDPGIFNDYVSSDSMALGLVLEAATGMPVAEYLASRLWGPMGGEADASWSTDRTGREFALCCLNATLRDYARFGRLYLEGGVRDGRQIVPADWVHASVNPTAAHLQPGQNPASSWTFGYGYQWWIPEDPQGDFVAIGVWGQYIYVDPIREVVIVKVSADPDFDDNDHETIATFRAIARAAAGG; encoded by the coding sequence ATGCTGTTAAGAAAAATAACTTGGATCATCCTCTGGACATTGGCCACTTTAGCCATCGTGATCGCCGCTGCTTTCCTGTGGCTGCGCCTAAGTCCTTATTGGGCCGGGATTACGCTGTTTTCCGAAAGCCACCGGGTCGAGAACTTTCGCGACATGGGGCGGGTCTTCCCGGCCCGGGCCGTTGCGCGCGGCGACACCGTCTGGGCCTTTGACCACGCGCCGCAGCCCTTGCCGGAAACCTACACCTTCGACGGCCAAGCCCGCAGCCTGACCGCGTTTCTGGATCGAACTGAGACCACCGGCCTGTTGGTTGTCCGTCGCGGCGCGATCACGCATGAGGAATATTGGCTGGGGGCTGATGCGGCCTCGCTCTTCACGTCGTGGTCGGTGGCGAAATCGGTTCTCTCTGCCCTGATAGGCATTGCCGTCGAGGAAGGGCACATCGCCAGCATCCGCGACCCGATCAGCCAGTATGTGCCCGCGCTGGAAGGCTCTGGCTATGGCGCAGTCCCCATCGAGGATGCGCTGACCATGTCTTCGGGTGTGGAGTTCAACGAGGATTATGACAATCCGCGGTCCGACATCAACATGCTGTTCATCCGTGCGATGGCGATGGGTCAGCCTGTCGAAGAGACGCTAAAGGGCCTTGGCCGCCTGCGTGATCCCGGCATCTTCAACGACTACGTCAGTTCTGACAGCATGGCGCTGGGTCTGGTGCTGGAGGCGGCGACGGGCATGCCGGTGGCCGAGTATCTGGCCAGCCGCCTTTGGGGCCCGATGGGGGGCGAGGCAGATGCGAGCTGGAGCACCGACCGAACGGGAAGGGAGTTCGCGCTATGCTGCCTCAACGCAACCCTGCGCGACTACGCCCGCTTCGGGCGGCTGTATCTGGAAGGTGGCGTGCGAGATGGGCGGCAGATCGTGCCTGCCGACTGGGTGCATGCCTCGGTCAACCCGACGGCCGCGCATCTGCAACCGGGCCAGAACCCGGCCAGCAGCTGGACCTTCGGCTACGGCTACCAGTGGTGGATCCCCGAAGACCCCCAGGGAGATTTTGTCGCGATCGGGGTCTGGGGGCAGTACATTTATGTGGATCCGATCCGCGAAGTGGTCATTGTCAAGGTTAGCGCGGATCCGGATTTTGATGACAATGACCACGAAACCATCGCCACCTTTCGTGCGATCGCGCGGGCGGCAGCGGGTGGATGA
- a CDS encoding serine hydrolase, whose amino-acid sequence MKSLIALMMSLVLTGPVIAADRVQGVLDALRAEHGFPGASVAWTGPDGAVHVRTTGFADPEAALPMTAETRMLAASIGKSYVAATALALEADGQLDLDAPVSDLLGERAWFARLPNHDRLTLRHLLNHSGGLPDHVELPAFQGLFLSRGPDDPVPVPEDLIGLILDAPPLFPAGAGWAYSDTGYLLAGLVIEAAAGQPWGEVVRDRFLLPLGLTDTEPSDQRVLDRLATGFTSMAGPVMRTLDPEGRLIFHPGIEGAGGGFVTTATDLALWGRLLLSGRAMETEYLDAMLQGIDTGAPGRSYGLGVGIDRTGAEEVRGHGGWIPGYVGSLRYYPARDVAIAIQINSDVGMLGEQGAVDGIERAIHEEILKIVE is encoded by the coding sequence ATGAAGTCCTTGATCGCCTTGATGATGAGCCTCGTTTTGACAGGTCCGGTCATTGCTGCGGACCGGGTGCAGGGCGTTCTTGATGCCCTGCGCGCCGAGCATGGCTTTCCAGGTGCCTCGGTTGCATGGACGGGGCCGGATGGTGCGGTGCATGTGCGGACAACTGGCTTTGCCGACCCCGAAGCGGCGCTGCCTATGACGGCCGAAACCAGAATGCTGGCCGCCAGCATAGGCAAGAGCTACGTCGCCGCCACCGCGCTGGCGCTAGAGGCCGATGGGCAGCTTGATCTGGACGCACCGGTTTCGGACTTGCTGGGTGAACGGGCATGGTTCGCCCGTCTGCCCAATCATGACAGGCTTACGCTGCGCCATCTTCTGAACCACTCTGGCGGCCTTCCGGATCATGTCGAACTGCCCGCTTTTCAGGGGCTGTTCTTGTCGCGGGGCCCCGACGATCCGGTGCCGGTGCCAGAGGATCTGATCGGTCTGATCCTCGACGCACCGCCCCTCTTTCCGGCGGGCGCGGGCTGGGCCTATTCCGACACTGGCTATCTGCTGGCGGGGCTGGTGATCGAGGCGGCTGCGGGCCAGCCTTGGGGCGAAGTCGTGCGCGACCGGTTCCTGTTGCCGCTTGGTCTGACCGATACTGAACCCTCGGACCAGCGCGTGCTTGACCGGCTGGCGACAGGCTTCACGAGCATGGCAGGCCCCGTTATGCGCACACTCGACCCCGAGGGGCGGCTGATCTTCCATCCCGGGATCGAGGGCGCTGGGGGCGGCTTTGTCACCACCGCCACCGATCTGGCACTCTGGGGGCGTCTGCTGTTGTCCGGTCGCGCGATGGAGACAGAATATCTGGACGCAATGCTTCAGGGCATCGACACCGGGGCACCGGGCCGCAGCTATGGCCTTGGCGTCGGAATCGACCGCACGGGTGCCGAGGAGGTGCGCGGGCATGGTGGCTGGATCCCGGGATATGTCGGTTCGCTGCGATACTATCCCGCTCGGGACGTGGCCATTGCAATCCAGATCAACTCCGATGTTGGCATGCTGGGGGAGCAAGGTGCAGTTGATGGAATTGAGCGAGCAATTCATGAAGAGATACTGAAGATCGTGGAATGA
- a CDS encoding endonuclease/exonuclease/phosphatase family protein — MRDILGRDPAPVAKAQLIAHIAPDVLVLSGVDHDHGNVTLQAFRDLIAEHGHEMAHTFAFASNAGLRTGLDMTGDGRTAGPDDTQGYGDFSGQKALAVLSRYPILPEHSRDFSDFLWRDLPGNLSPYRPEGSMPDPARDALQRLSSTGHWDLALELPDHGRLHLLVYQAGPPVFGGQNDRNLHRNHDETAFWSHFLDGALAVLPPDAPFVLMGGSNLDPFDGDGMQGAMRNLLAHPAIQDPQPASDGAVHAARSGAGSQHIGPHAHDTVHWPQAPGPGNLRVSYILPTRGVAVTDSGVFWPMPDMPGAALLGQPDNPPTRHRLVWMDIDAHNP, encoded by the coding sequence TTGCGTGATATCCTGGGCCGTGACCCCGCCCCTGTTGCCAAGGCGCAGCTTATCGCACATATCGCGCCCGATGTGCTGGTTCTGTCGGGTGTTGATCATGATCATGGCAATGTCACCTTGCAGGCGTTTCGTGACCTGATCGCAGAGCATGGCCATGAGATGGCGCATACCTTCGCCTTCGCGTCGAATGCCGGTTTGCGCACGGGGCTGGACATGACGGGGGATGGTCGCACCGCCGGGCCGGATGATACCCAAGGGTATGGCGACTTCAGCGGGCAGAAAGCGCTGGCCGTTCTGTCGCGCTATCCAATCCTGCCAGAGCATTCGCGCGATTTCAGCGATTTCCTGTGGCGTGATCTGCCCGGCAACCTTAGCCCGTATCGCCCTGAAGGGTCCATGCCGGACCCCGCGCGCGATGCGTTGCAGCGGCTGTCCAGCACCGGGCACTGGGATCTGGCGCTGGAATTGCCCGACCATGGGCGGCTGCATCTTCTGGTCTATCAGGCGGGGCCGCCGGTGTTTGGCGGGCAAAATGACCGCAACCTGCACCGCAACCATGATGAAACCGCGTTCTGGTCGCATTTTCTGGATGGGGCTTTGGCCGTGTTACCGCCTGACGCGCCGTTCGTGCTGATGGGCGGCAGCAATCTGGACCCGTTTGATGGTGACGGGATGCAGGGTGCAATGCGCAATCTGCTGGCCCACCCCGCCATTCAGGACCCACAACCTGCCAGTGATGGCGCAGTGCACGCCGCCCGAAGTGGTGCTGGCAGCCAGCATATTGGACCGCATGCCCATGATACTGTTCACTGGCCACAGGCTCCGGGGCCGGGCAACCTGCGGGTCAGCTATATCCTGCCCACGCGGGGCGTGGCGGTCACAGATTCGGGTGTGTTCTGGCCCATGCCGGACATGCCAGGGGCCGCGCTTTTGGGCCAACCGGACAATCCGCCAACGCGACACCGGCTTGTCTGGATGGATATCGACGCACATAATCCGTAG